A region of Brevundimonas sp. NIBR10 DNA encodes the following proteins:
- a CDS encoding branched-chain amino acid aminotransferase, giving the protein MFKFLTHPAPTAADERAKRLIDPGFGRVFTDHMATIRWTEADGWHDAQIGPRQPFQIDPAASVLHYAQEIFEGMKAYRSGNGVTLFRPLENAARFARSAERLAMPVLPDDLFIGAIEALVRTEIDWIPEQEGSSLYLRPFMFANEAFLGVRAATEYMFCVIASPASAYFKGGAKPVKLWVSDDYTRAAPGGTGAAKCGGNYASSLVAQQQAVAKGCDQVVFLDAAEHRWVEELGGMNMFFVFDDGTLRTPPLGTILPGITRASILTLARDRGMTVEEAPYDIDSWKADAASGRLTEAFACGTAAVVAAVGEIRWTGGEQAVGGGVEGPVTTSLRAELTGIQRGERPDPHGWNHTVTLG; this is encoded by the coding sequence GTGTTCAAGTTCCTGACCCATCCCGCGCCGACCGCAGCCGATGAGCGGGCCAAGCGCCTGATCGATCCCGGATTCGGGCGGGTGTTCACCGACCATATGGCCACGATCCGCTGGACCGAGGCCGACGGCTGGCATGACGCCCAGATCGGGCCGCGTCAGCCGTTCCAGATCGACCCGGCGGCCAGCGTGCTCCACTATGCCCAGGAAATCTTCGAGGGGATGAAGGCCTATCGGTCGGGCAATGGGGTGACCCTGTTCCGTCCGCTGGAGAACGCGGCCCGGTTCGCCCGTTCGGCCGAACGGCTGGCCATGCCGGTCCTGCCCGACGACCTGTTCATCGGCGCGATCGAGGCCCTGGTCCGCACCGAGATCGACTGGATTCCGGAGCAGGAGGGCTCCAGCCTGTATCTGCGCCCCTTCATGTTCGCCAACGAGGCCTTCCTGGGGGTGCGGGCGGCGACCGAATACATGTTCTGCGTCATCGCCTCGCCGGCCAGCGCCTACTTCAAGGGCGGGGCCAAGCCGGTGAAGCTGTGGGTGTCGGACGACTATACCCGCGCGGCGCCGGGCGGGACGGGCGCGGCCAAGTGCGGCGGCAACTATGCCTCCAGCCTGGTCGCCCAGCAGCAGGCCGTGGCCAAGGGTTGCGACCAGGTCGTCTTCCTGGACGCCGCCGAACACCGCTGGGTCGAGGAACTGGGCGGGATGAACATGTTCTTCGTGTTCGACGACGGCACTTTGCGGACCCCGCCGCTGGGGACCATCCTGCCGGGGATCACCCGCGCTTCGATCCTGACCCTGGCGCGCGATCGCGGCATGACGGTCGAGGAAGCCCCCTATGACATCGACAGCTGGAAGGCGGACGCCGCCAGCGGCCGGCTGACCGAGGCCTTCGCCTGCGGCACGGCGGCGGTGGTCGCGGCGGTGGGCGAGATCCGCTGGACCGGCGGCGAACAGGCCGTCGGCGGCGGAGTCGAGGGGCCGGTCACGACCTCGCTTCGCGCCGAACTGACCGGCATCCAGCGCGGTGAACGGCCCGACCCCCACGGCTGGAACCATACCGTCACCCTGGGCTGA
- a CDS encoding PA0069 family radical SAM protein gives MVPATKPLQTKGRGARTNATGRYEPVVHETFDDGWTAEDDTPAPLRTTLTPEHARRIITTNTSPDIGFDRSINPYKGCEHGCIYCYARPSHAWMGLSPGLDFESKLFFKPEGPRLLEQELAARRYVCKRIHIGGNTDPYQPVEREHRITRGLLEVMQRFSQPFSIITKSNLITRDVDILGPMGRENLAQAFVSITTLDRDLARTMEPRAATPARRLDAVKRLADAGVPVGVGFAPVIPGLNDHELESILEAAAKAGATRAMYVTLRLPLEIKDLFQEWLADARPDRAARVMSLVRQTRGGKDYDADWSQRMKGTGPVADLIAVRFKAAVKRYGLNGPLRELDVTKFRVPADARPQLELFG, from the coding sequence ATGGTCCCGGCGACGAAGCCATTGCAGACGAAAGGACGCGGCGCCCGGACCAACGCCACCGGCCGGTACGAACCCGTGGTGCACGAGACCTTCGACGACGGCTGGACGGCCGAAGACGACACCCCCGCCCCCTTGCGGACCACACTCACGCCCGAGCACGCCCGCAGGATCATCACGACGAACACCTCGCCCGACATCGGTTTCGACCGCTCAATCAACCCCTACAAAGGCTGCGAACATGGCTGCATCTACTGCTACGCCCGTCCATCCCATGCCTGGATGGGCCTATCCCCGGGCCTGGATTTCGAGAGCAAGCTCTTCTTCAAGCCCGAAGGCCCGCGTCTCCTGGAACAGGAGCTCGCCGCCCGCCGGTACGTCTGCAAGCGCATCCACATAGGCGGCAACACCGACCCCTATCAGCCGGTCGAGCGCGAGCACCGGATCACGCGCGGCCTGCTGGAGGTCATGCAGCGGTTCAGCCAGCCCTTCTCCATCATCACCAAGTCGAACCTGATCACCCGCGATGTGGATATCCTTGGCCCGATGGGCCGCGAGAACCTGGCCCAGGCCTTCGTGTCGATCACGACGCTCGACCGCGACCTCGCGCGCACCATGGAGCCCCGGGCCGCGACCCCGGCCCGCCGCCTCGACGCGGTGAAGCGGCTGGCCGATGCGGGTGTCCCCGTCGGCGTCGGCTTCGCCCCCGTCATCCCCGGCCTCAACGACCACGAACTGGAATCCATCCTGGAGGCCGCCGCCAAGGCCGGGGCGACGCGGGCCATGTACGTCACCCTGCGCCTGCCGCTCGAGATCAAGGACCTGTTCCAGGAATGGCTGGCCGACGCCCGGCCGGACCGCGCCGCCCGCGTCATGTCCCTGGTCCGCCAGACGCGCGGCGGCAAGGACTACGACGCCGACTGGTCCCAGCGCATGAAGGGCACCGGCCCCGTCGCCGACCTGATCGCCGTCCGCTTCAAGGCCGCCGTCAAACGCTACGGCCTGAACGGCCCCTTGCGCGAGCTCGACGTGACGAAGTTCAGGGTCCCCGCCGACGCCCGGCCCCAGTTGGAGCTGTTCGGCTGA
- a CDS encoding SGNH/GDSL hydrolase family protein, producing MFILPLFLSALVATAAPAQDRWIAGWTYAPVSSVGPTSPPSPPNPNDVRGPLGPVMVENQTVSQTTIVAAAGDRIRIRLSNLYGAAPIVVGAVTVAVGDAAPIPVAFDDASGLTLPAGAPRLSDPVALPVRALDRVTVSVFYPAPTALPNHRLRQVLRDGNASAEPLAPDAPRMRLGALLTRIEVETDAASAVVVALGDSITEGTGSLPGGLGGWPERLAARMVDAGRPYAVVNAGIGGNRLLHQGSGPSGLERLDADALAVPGTTCLILLEGINDLGRPARPEYAHEAVTADDLIAGYRQVLARARAAGIKLVVATIPPFEGANYFSETGEAIRVATNAWIRTSPEIHGFVDFDAAIRDPANPRRLRPEADSGDRLHPSDAGYQAMAEAIPLDVCD from the coding sequence ATGTTCATCCTTCCCCTGTTCCTATCCGCCCTCGTCGCCACCGCCGCCCCGGCGCAGGATCGGTGGATCGCCGGATGGACCTATGCGCCGGTATCGAGCGTGGGTCCGACCTCGCCGCCGTCGCCGCCCAATCCCAATGACGTGCGCGGCCCCCTCGGCCCCGTCATGGTCGAGAACCAGACCGTCAGCCAGACCACGATCGTGGCCGCCGCCGGGGACCGCATCCGCATCCGCCTGTCCAATCTCTATGGCGCGGCACCCATCGTCGTGGGTGCCGTGACCGTCGCCGTCGGCGACGCCGCCCCCATCCCCGTCGCCTTCGACGACGCGTCGGGCCTGACCCTGCCGGCCGGGGCACCTCGCCTGTCCGACCCGGTCGCCCTGCCCGTCCGCGCGCTCGACCGCGTCACCGTCAGCGTCTTTTACCCGGCCCCGACCGCCCTGCCGAACCACCGCCTGCGTCAGGTCCTGCGCGACGGCAACGCCTCGGCCGAGCCACTCGCGCCCGACGCGCCCAGGATGCGCCTCGGCGCCCTGCTGACCCGGATCGAGGTCGAGACCGACGCGGCCAGCGCCGTCGTCGTCGCCCTGGGCGATTCGATCACCGAGGGCACCGGCTCACTGCCTGGCGGTCTGGGCGGCTGGCCCGAACGCCTCGCCGCCCGCATGGTCGACGCCGGCCGACCCTATGCCGTCGTCAACGCCGGCATAGGCGGCAACCGCCTTCTGCATCAGGGATCGGGGCCTTCCGGCCTGGAACGGCTCGACGCCGACGCCCTGGCCGTGCCCGGCACGACCTGCCTGATCCTGCTGGAGGGGATCAACGACCTCGGTCGCCCCGCCCGGCCCGAATACGCCCACGAAGCCGTCACCGCCGACGACCTGATCGCCGGCTATCGCCAGGTCCTCGCGCGCGCCAGGGCCGCCGGGATCAAGCTCGTCGTCGCCACCATCCCGCCGTTCGAGGGGGCCAACTATTTCAGCGAAACGGGCGAGGCGATCCGTGTGGCCACGAACGCCTGGATCCGCACCTCGCCCGAGATCCACGGCTTCGTGGATTTTGACGCCGCAATCCGCGACCCGGCAAACCCCCGACGCCTGCGGCCCGAAGCCGACAGCGGGGATCGCCTGCACCCCTCGGACGCCGGCTATCAAGCCATGGCCGAGGCCATCCCCCTCGACGTCTGCGACTGA
- the serS gene encoding serine--tRNA ligase, whose amino-acid sequence MHDIKAIRETPEAFVGGWSARGVGDADGLVAEILRLDAELRAAQTAGQEALAKRNAASKLIGAAMGRKDAAEADRLKAEVEGLKGEIVATGETEARVGGALRDLLAKQQNLAADDVPDGEDEAGNVVTATWAAERDGAPKPVVGAAAKDHADLGEAMGLLDFEAAARMSGARFAVLKGGLARLERALGQFMLDLQTTEHGYLEVNPPYLVRDEAMFGTGQLPKFEEDLFRTENVDVERRDAAIREEAFRFFDANFTEAAQQLLRLGEEFDEADFNLAKKGFVDQIDAAATQAFGADWARRDKAGEFSDRRYLIPTAEVSLTNLVREQITPEEELPLRLTALTPCFRAEAGSAGRDTRGLIRQHQFYKVEMVSITRPEDSDAEHERMTTCAEAVLKRLELPYRRMLLCKGDMGFSARKTFDLEVWLPSQGTYREISSVSNCGDFQARRMDARFKRSGGGKPEFVHTLNGSGLAVGRTLVAVMENYQDEGGRIAVPEALKSYMGGVTHVGGNT is encoded by the coding sequence ATGCATGACATCAAAGCCATTCGCGAGACGCCGGAAGCCTTCGTGGGCGGCTGGTCGGCGCGTGGGGTGGGGGATGCGGATGGGCTGGTGGCGGAGATCCTGCGGCTGGATGCGGAGCTGAGGGCGGCGCAGACGGCGGGGCAGGAGGCGTTGGCGAAGCGGAATGCGGCGTCCAAGCTGATCGGGGCCGCCATGGGTCGCAAGGATGCGGCCGAGGCGGATCGGCTGAAGGCCGAGGTCGAGGGGCTTAAAGGCGAGATCGTCGCCACGGGCGAGACCGAGGCGCGGGTCGGCGGGGCGCTGCGCGACCTGCTGGCCAAGCAGCAGAACCTGGCGGCGGACGATGTGCCGGACGGGGAGGACGAGGCCGGCAATGTGGTGACGGCGACCTGGGCGGCGGAGCGGGACGGCGCGCCGAAGCCGGTCGTGGGGGCGGCGGCCAAGGATCATGCCGATCTGGGCGAGGCGATGGGGCTACTGGATTTCGAAGCGGCGGCGCGGATGTCGGGGGCGCGGTTCGCGGTGCTGAAGGGCGGGCTGGCGCGGCTGGAACGGGCGCTGGGCCAGTTCATGCTGGACCTGCAGACGACCGAGCACGGCTATCTGGAGGTCAATCCGCCCTATCTGGTGCGCGATGAGGCGATGTTTGGGACGGGGCAACTTCCGAAGTTCGAGGAGGATTTGTTTCGTACCGAGAACGTCGATGTCGAACGCCGAGATGCCGCTATCCGAGAGGAAGCGTTTCGGTTTTTTGATGCGAACTTTACCGAAGCTGCGCAACAGCTTTTGAGGCTTGGAGAGGAGTTCGACGAGGCAGACTTTAACCTGGCCAAGAAGGGGTTTGTTGATCAGATCGATGCTGCGGCAACTCAAGCATTTGGTGCTGATTGGGCTCGGCGGGATAAGGCCGGAGAGTTCTCTGATCGTCGCTACCTCATCCCTACCGCCGAAGTCTCCCTGACCAATCTCGTGCGCGAGCAGATCACGCCGGAGGAGGAGTTGCCGTTGCGGCTCACCGCCCTGACGCCCTGCTTCCGGGCCGAGGCGGGGTCGGCGGGGCGGGATACGCGGGGGCTGATCCGCCAGCATCAGTTCTACAAGGTGGAGATGGTCTCGATCACCCGGCCCGAGGATTCCGACGCTGAACACGAGCGGATGACGACCTGTGCCGAGGCCGTGTTGAAGCGGCTGGAGCTCCCCTATCGGCGGATGCTGCTGTGCAAGGGCGACATGGGGTTCTCGGCGCGGAAGACCTTCGACCTGGAGGTCTGGCTGCCGTCGCAGGGGACGTATCGCGAGATCAGTTCGGTCTCCAACTGCGGGGACTTTCAGGCCCGGCGGATGGATGCGCGGTTCAAGCGGTCGGGGGGGGGCAAGCCTGAATTTGTCCACACATTGAACGGCTCGGGGCTGGCGGTCGGGCGGACCCTGGTGGCCGTCATGGAAAATTATCAGGACGAGGGGGGCCGGATCGCGGTCCCTGAGGCGTTGAAGTCCTATATGGGGGGCGTGACCCACGTGGGCGGAAACACCTGA
- the surE gene encoding 5'/3'-nucleotidase SurE yields the protein MRILLTNDDGIDAEGLECLETIARTLSDDVWVVAPATEQSGKGRGITLTEPLRVNRLGEKRFSVTGTPTDCVVLAFSDIMDGPPGLVLSGVNRGHNVGEDCSYSGTVAGALQGMALGVRSIALSQSLERFHDEVTAHWDTAAHFAPGIIQKLLEQDWAPGVVMNLNFPARPIEDVKEVEVTVQGFRNIGEMHAVKRTDLRGRDYYWMSFRGAKQDHAPGTDLRAMDDGRISVTPLHIDLTHRESVHSLKGVIGGVPLKAGLG from the coding sequence ATGCGAATCCTCCTGACCAACGATGACGGCATCGACGCCGAGGGCCTCGAATGCCTGGAGACGATCGCGCGGACGCTGTCGGATGATGTGTGGGTCGTGGCACCGGCGACCGAGCAGTCGGGCAAGGGGCGGGGGATCACCTTGACCGAGCCGCTGCGCGTCAACCGGCTGGGCGAAAAGCGGTTCTCGGTGACGGGGACGCCGACCGACTGTGTGGTGCTGGCGTTCAGCGACATCATGGACGGGCCGCCCGGCCTCGTGCTGTCCGGGGTGAATCGCGGGCACAATGTCGGCGAGGACTGTTCGTACTCGGGCACCGTGGCGGGCGCCTTGCAGGGGATGGCGCTGGGGGTGCGGTCGATCGCCCTGTCGCAGTCGCTGGAGCGTTTCCATGACGAGGTGACTGCCCACTGGGACACCGCCGCCCATTTCGCGCCGGGGATTATCCAGAAATTGCTGGAACAGGATTGGGCCCCGGGCGTGGTCATGAACCTGAACTTCCCCGCCCGGCCGATCGAGGATGTGAAAGAGGTCGAGGTGACGGTCCAGGGTTTCCGGAACATCGGCGAGATGCACGCGGTCAAGCGCACCGACCTGCGCGGGCGCGACTACTACTGGATGAGTTTCCGGGGGGCGAAACAGGACCATGCGCCGGGCACGGATTTGCGCGCCATGGATGACGGCAGGATCTCGGTGACGCCCCTGCACATCGACCTGACGCACCGCGAGAGCGTGCACAGCCTGAAGGGCGTGATCGGCGGGGTTCCTCTAAAGGCCGGTCTGGGATGA
- a CDS encoding protein-L-isoaspartate(D-aspartate) O-methyltransferase, with translation MNLHNDRAGRLILSLRQQGVTDGKVLAAMESIDRAVFVHEKFLDQAWEDQALPIDCAQTISQPYIVGLMTQALEVEPRHRVLEIGTGSGYQCAVLSRLARYVYSVERYKSLLVEAEAKLKRLQIDNVITKHSDGGLGWPDQAPFDRIMVTAASPTEPTELLKQLKPGGVLVCPVGRTSVQMLHRYSGQPDGSFRRESLCEVRFVPLVEGTAKEG, from the coding sequence ATGAACCTGCACAACGACCGCGCGGGTCGACTGATCCTTTCCCTGCGCCAGCAAGGCGTGACCGACGGCAAGGTGCTGGCGGCGATGGAATCGATCGACCGCGCCGTCTTCGTGCACGAAAAATTCCTCGATCAGGCGTGGGAGGATCAGGCCCTGCCGATCGACTGCGCCCAGACGATCAGCCAGCCCTATATCGTCGGCCTGATGACCCAGGCGCTGGAGGTGGAGCCGCGCCACCGCGTGCTCGAGATCGGCACCGGCAGCGGGTATCAGTGCGCGGTGCTGAGCCGGCTGGCGCGCTATGTCTATTCGGTGGAGCGGTACAAGTCGCTGCTGGTCGAGGCCGAGGCGAAGCTGAAGCGGCTCCAGATCGACAACGTGATCACCAAACACTCCGACGGCGGCCTGGGCTGGCCGGATCAGGCGCCCTTCGACCGGATCATGGTGACGGCGGCCTCGCCAACCGAGCCGACGGAACTGTTGAAACAGCTGAAGCCCGGCGGGGTGCTGGTCTGTCCGGTCGGGCGGACCTCGGTGCAGATGCTGCACCGCTATTCGGGCCAGCCGGACGGGTCGTTCCGCCGCGAAAGCCTGTGCGAGGTGCGGTTCGTGCCCCTGGTCGAGGGCACGGCGAAGGAGGGGTAG
- a CDS encoding peptidoglycan DD-metalloendopeptidase family protein, which translates to MGMGGWTRLFLIAGAALTAAACSSYPDAPRYSTRADGTVGPAAYPPQPVYPTTRPAPVEAPPPLTAPIEPIEGGALPTATITSGLNGGPSRPVVVPAPVNEVPSEPAYEPSSSVSVPSASEGGRKAYVIQPGDTISGVGRRFRTPVQALIDLNNLGPRAAITPGQRILLPASATDLGSDPYATGPGLIVVEGIVDETEIPPPPAPPVVAAPRPVQTVPVPVAPRPAPTPAPSPSPAPAAPATAGGLALQWPVRGDIVRRFGPVAMGERNNGINIGAEAGAEVRAAAAGRVAYVGDDLVGQGLTVLIVHRDGWRTVYGHLGSATVANNADVRAGQQIGTVGLTAGDGRPSIHFETRRMQGDNPVAVDPLTVLPR; encoded by the coding sequence ATGGGTATGGGTGGCTGGACGAGGCTTTTCCTTATCGCCGGGGCGGCGCTGACGGCGGCGGCCTGTTCGAGTTATCCGGATGCGCCGCGCTATTCGACGAGGGCGGACGGGACGGTGGGCCCGGCGGCCTATCCGCCGCAGCCGGTCTATCCGACGACGCGGCCTGCCCCGGTCGAGGCACCGCCCCCCCTGACCGCGCCGATCGAACCGATCGAGGGTGGGGCCCTGCCTACGGCGACGATCACCTCGGGCCTCAACGGCGGACCGTCACGGCCGGTGGTGGTGCCCGCTCCGGTGAACGAGGTACCGTCCGAGCCTGCGTATGAGCCCTCGTCGAGCGTGAGCGTGCCGAGCGCATCCGAGGGCGGGCGCAAGGCCTATGTGATCCAGCCGGGGGACACAATCTCGGGTGTCGGACGACGGTTCCGGACGCCGGTACAGGCGCTGATCGACCTCAACAATCTGGGGCCCCGGGCGGCGATCACGCCGGGTCAGCGGATCCTGTTGCCGGCCAGTGCGACCGATCTGGGGTCGGACCCCTATGCGACGGGGCCGGGTCTGATCGTCGTCGAAGGGATCGTGGACGAGACCGAGATTCCCCCGCCGCCTGCGCCGCCGGTGGTCGCGGCACCGCGTCCGGTGCAGACGGTACCGGTGCCGGTCGCGCCCAGGCCGGCGCCTACGCCTGCGCCTTCGCCTTCGCCCGCGCCTGCCGCGCCTGCGACGGCCGGAGGGCTGGCGCTGCAATGGCCGGTGCGGGGCGACATCGTGCGGCGGTTCGGGCCGGTGGCGATGGGCGAGCGCAACAACGGCATCAATATCGGGGCCGAGGCGGGGGCCGAGGTCCGCGCCGCCGCCGCAGGACGCGTCGCCTATGTCGGGGACGATCTGGTGGGGCAGGGGCTGACGGTTCTGATCGTGCATCGCGACGGCTGGAGAACCGTCTATGGCCATCTGGGCTCGGCGACGGTGGCCAACAATGCCGACGTCCGCGCGGGCCAGCAGATCGGCACCGTCGGGCTGACGGCCGGCGACGGGCGACCCTCGATCCATTTCGAGACGCGGCGGATGCAGGGCGACAACCCCGTGGCGGTCGATCCGCTGACGGTGTTGCCGCGCTGA
- the yajC gene encoding preprotein translocase subunit YajC yields the protein MPTEAGGLTATIMQFLPFVAIFVLFYFLLIRPQQKRAKEHAALIAAVKRGDTIVLSSGLIGKVTRVEEAEVNVEIAPSVNVRVVKGMIAEVRNRTAIAANDTKAVTKA from the coding sequence ATGCCTACTGAAGCCGGCGGCCTGACCGCCACGATCATGCAGTTCCTGCCGTTCGTGGCGATCTTCGTGCTGTTCTACTTCCTGCTGATCCGTCCGCAGCAGAAGCGCGCCAAGGAACACGCGGCGCTGATCGCGGCGGTCAAGCGCGGCGACACCATCGTCCTGTCGTCTGGCCTGATCGGCAAGGTGACGCGGGTCGAAGAGGCCGAAGTCAACGTCGAGATCGCGCCGTCGGTCAACGTCCGCGTCGTCAAGGGCATGATCGCCGAGGTGCGGAACCGCACGGCCATCGCCGCCAACGACACCAAAGCCGTCACCAAGGCCTGA
- the secD gene encoding protein translocase subunit SecD produces the protein MVQQSRWKIIVLVLALVFGVLLAYPNVLSQSQKDALPGWLPKNGLSLGLDLQGGSYLLLEVDVPAMRAKRIDNMVEDARVTMREGNFATNAFQREEGGVVVTLANPAQQDAALEAMRLLAGGPNQQGVQERAASRLGNDRIRYAFTDQAMSAMAATAVDQSIEVVRRRIDSLGTRETSITRQGADRIVVQAPGESDPAALERVIGQTAQLTFQMVEDDPELINLALQGSVPPDSVLMVDQDGVTPLLIKKRVLVSGEQLTRASVDSDQNGRPAIGFRFDGVGARRFAAATASENIGKRFAIILDNRVISAPNIIGTIPSGQGQITGNFSIAEASEMVNLLNGGALPAPLKVEERRTVSAELGQDAVEAGALSTAIGFVIIVAFMFLTYGFLFGGVSVIGLLLNGLMIVAAMSLTGASLTLPGIAGLILTFAVAVDANVLIYERMRDEARAGRSVIASMDAGFNKAMGTIIDANLTSLVAAGIMFVFGAGPVRGFAWTLTIGVFTSVFSSVLVAQVLLAWWLKSAKPKKLPIADAETVK, from the coding sequence ATGGTTCAGCAGTCGCGCTGGAAGATCATCGTCCTGGTGCTGGCGCTCGTGTTCGGCGTGCTGCTGGCCTATCCGAACGTGCTGTCGCAGTCCCAGAAGGACGCCCTGCCGGGCTGGCTGCCCAAGAACGGGCTGAGCCTGGGCCTCGATCTGCAGGGCGGGTCCTACCTGCTGCTTGAGGTCGACGTGCCGGCCATGCGGGCCAAGCGAATCGACAACATGGTCGAGGACGCGCGGGTGACCATGCGCGAGGGCAATTTCGCGACCAATGCCTTCCAGCGCGAAGAGGGCGGGGTCGTCGTGACCCTGGCCAACCCCGCGCAACAGGACGCCGCCCTCGAGGCCATGCGCCTGCTCGCTGGCGGGCCGAACCAGCAGGGCGTCCAGGAACGCGCCGCCAGCCGGCTCGGCAACGACCGTATCCGCTATGCCTTCACCGACCAGGCCATGAGCGCCATGGCCGCGACCGCCGTGGACCAGTCGATCGAGGTGGTGCGTCGCCGGATCGATTCACTGGGTACCCGCGAAACCTCCATCACCCGCCAGGGCGCAGACCGGATCGTGGTTCAGGCCCCGGGTGAAAGCGACCCCGCCGCCCTGGAACGGGTCATCGGCCAGACCGCCCAGCTGACCTTCCAGATGGTCGAGGACGATCCCGAACTGATCAACCTAGCCCTGCAAGGCTCGGTGCCGCCGGATTCGGTGCTGATGGTCGATCAGGACGGGGTCACGCCCCTGCTGATCAAGAAACGGGTACTGGTCTCGGGCGAGCAGTTGACGCGGGCCTCGGTCGATTCCGATCAGAACGGCCGCCCGGCCATCGGCTTCCGCTTCGACGGCGTCGGCGCACGACGCTTCGCCGCCGCCACGGCGTCCGAGAACATCGGCAAGCGGTTCGCCATCATCCTGGACAACCGGGTCATCTCGGCCCCGAACATCATCGGGACCATCCCGAGCGGCCAGGGCCAGATCACCGGAAACTTCTCGATCGCCGAGGCGTCCGAGATGGTCAATCTGCTGAACGGCGGTGCCCTGCCGGCGCCACTGAAGGTCGAGGAGCGCCGCACGGTTTCGGCCGAACTGGGCCAGGACGCGGTCGAGGCGGGGGCTCTGTCCACTGCGATCGGCTTCGTCATCATCGTGGCCTTCATGTTCCTGACCTACGGCTTCCTGTTCGGCGGGGTGTCGGTGATCGGCCTGTTGCTGAACGGACTGATGATCGTGGCGGCCATGTCGCTTACGGGGGCCAGCCTGACCCTGCCGGGGATCGCCGGTCTGATCCTGACCTTCGCCGTGGCGGTTGACGCCAACGTGCTGATCTATGAGCGGATGCGTGACGAGGCGCGGGCCGGGCGATCGGTGATCGCGTCGATGGACGCCGGCTTTAACAAGGCCATGGGCACCATCATCGACGCCAACCTGACCAGCCTGGTCGCCGCGGGCATCATGTTCGTGTTCGGCGCCGGACCGGTGCGCGGCTTTGCCTGGACCCTGACCATCGGGGTGTTCACCTCGGTGTTCTCGTCCGTGCTGGTGGCCCAGGTGCTGCTGGCCTGGTGGCTGAAGAGCGCCAAGCCCAAGAAACTGCCGATCGCGGACGCGGAGACGGTGAAATGA
- the secF gene encoding protein translocase subunit SecF: MTWWPLIKVLPQKTNLHFVKYARYAAVLSVVLCIASIVSCFYPGLNLGIDFRGGASMEVSKPAGQTIDFDALRGSVNDLDIGDVGVQGIARRDNNIDDGSTAIVRFQVPEGRDQTQVVQQVESAITQAVGEVRYSGVEVVGSKVSGELFTSGLLALGSAIVLMFAYIWFRFEPQFGFGAVAGLLHDVILTFGLIVLLRLEFSLNMVAAILTVIGYSMNDTVVVFDRLRENLRKYKTMPLRDVIDLSLNETLTRTIITGVTAVMVLAALAVFGGEALRGFSLALMFGIIVGTYSSIYVGAPIILLWGVKRGEIGEEAKPVKLGMASRP; this comes from the coding sequence ATGACCTGGTGGCCCCTCATCAAGGTTCTTCCGCAGAAGACCAACCTGCATTTCGTCAAGTACGCGCGCTATGCCGCCGTCCTGTCGGTGGTGCTGTGCATCGCGTCGATCGTGTCCTGCTTCTATCCGGGTCTGAACCTGGGTATCGACTTCCGGGGCGGGGCCTCGATGGAGGTGTCCAAGCCGGCCGGCCAGACGATCGATTTCGACGCCCTGCGCGGATCGGTCAATGACCTCGATATCGGCGACGTCGGGGTCCAGGGCATCGCCCGGCGTGACAACAACATCGATGACGGCTCGACCGCCATCGTCCGCTTCCAGGTGCCCGAGGGCCGCGACCAGACCCAGGTGGTGCAACAGGTCGAGAGTGCGATCACCCAGGCTGTGGGTGAGGTGAGATATTCGGGCGTCGAGGTCGTCGGGTCCAAGGTTTCGGGCGAGCTCTTCACCTCCGGCCTGCTGGCCCTGGGGTCGGCAATCGTGCTGATGTTCGCCTATATCTGGTTCCGCTTCGAGCCGCAGTTCGGCTTCGGCGCCGTGGCGGGCCTGCTGCACGACGTGATCCTGACCTTCGGACTGATTGTGCTGCTCCGGCTGGAGTTCAGCCTGAACATGGTCGCGGCCATCCTGACCGTCATCGGCTATTCGATGAACGATACGGTCGTGGTGTTCGACCGGCTTCGCGAGAACCTGCGCAAATACAAGACCATGCCGTTGCGCGACGTGATCGACCTGTCGCTGAACGAGACCCTGACGCGGACCATCATCACCGGCGTTACCGCCGTCATGGTGCTGGCGGCGCTTGCCGTGTTCGGCGGCGAGGCCCTGCGCGGCTTCTCCCTGGCCCTGATGTTCGGGATCATCGTAGGCACCTATTCATCGATCTACGTCGGGGCGCCGATCATCCTGTTGTGGGGCGTGAAGCGCGGCGAGATCGGCGAGGAAGCCAAGCCGGTGAAGCTGGGTATGGCGTCGCGGCCTTAG